Below is a genomic region from Vitis riparia cultivar Riparia Gloire de Montpellier isolate 1030 chromosome 16, EGFV_Vit.rip_1.0, whole genome shotgun sequence.
aaatttatctttatctatttaaaaatattttaaaatacatatattttttataaatcagataattatttcataaattaactTTTTAGTTGTcgttaataatactaattaacaattttttttaccacAATAACttatttgaaatcaataaaataagaaatcttaaaaatttaaaatataattaaaattaaaaaacctttaaagctaaaaatataaaaacaaaatattaacttttactTTTGTTCaattacattaataaaaaataaatatttgataaggAATTGGAAATACAATGAgaatcaataatttatttttttaatttttaattttttttgttttaattttaagtattttagttttaatagcattttaatttgcttctcatattatataataaaaaatctataatatatttatttgtaagatctttttatttgattaaaatgataaattatttttttttggtaattttatttaatattataaaatgaaagGGTATTTCAGGaaataatgatttaatttatgaaaaaaaatgtattttaaataaattaaaataaaattgatttatagaagttgagattttttaaaaaataaaaaataaaaaaaattagccaATGAAAACCACTTTTTCACATTTGtactaaaatcatattttgaagATGCGTTTCCCAAACTTTACCGTTTCAAGATGCAACTTCAAATAATtccttttagaaaataaaaacacgTGGACATTAAATGGGCTCATTTATGTTATCTGGAGCTGCCACGAGGAAACAATTCTAGACAAAAGAACACTACCGCACCTGATCCTCTCTCCCTCACATTTCGTCCGTCGCCACCACGCCATTGCCGCCGCCACTCCCCCCATCCGGTCAGTCTTTTTCGATATTCTCTTCGCTTTCTCTCTCAATTCAAATGATATCTATGCCTTCGGTTTTTAGGTAAAACACCTGACTTCGTGCTTGTTTCGTTgatttttgctttgttttaaAGATTGATTTGCCCAATTTACACAATTCATACTGTAAATTCCCCATTCTTTAGCTTCAACTCCACAGTTTTTATGCTGGTGATGGATTTAGCCTTGACCTTTTGTAGTTTATGGTGATGTGTGAGTGGGATATGAATAAAACCCATCTAAGATCAACATGCATTATCAGAAAAAATCAATTGGAATTTGTTGTAATTGAAGGGCTAAACTGGCTCTCTATCCCATTTTCTGAGAAGAGGAATGCACTGAAGTAGCTTGAGGAGGGTGTAATTTACAGTAATTTTCCATTTCTTGCCCTCATTTTTTCAGGAACAGAAATGGAAGTTTAGGTTAAAATTGGTCCTATATCATCAGCTAAGGCAATAGCTTCCATTTTCTTGAATGCCCCAATTATGGTTGATGGATTTCTACCCATGTTAATGCTCTTGCTACCGTTTACAACTTGTATTATTTCTTGTTTGGGCTTCTAGAACTGTGATCTCAACCTTGTCTTCACTATTTGCAGAAAAAACGATTCATCtaaattgaacttatttttccttttcttgcttCTCAAAGGCTTTAGGTTGATAGACTGTTTATTAACTTGTTTCTCAGGTGGTTAAACCACCGGAGTTTAAACTTCATTATGGAATGGAATTTACATCCGCATTAATGTCTGGCATCAACTGATTTCCTTTGTAGAAGAAGGATCACACTGCTCTACAAAAGTTATAACAATGCAGGTGGACATTTATACTAATTATATGCTTTCCATGTATCCATAACACCGTACTCGTGTTTCATTTCCAATTGAGCAAAAATGTAGAGGAATTCACATGCCAAAGCGAAAGTTCACATATAAATGTTAAGAGAGGAATTGATGCATATGTTGGTTGCACATGATTCCGTTTTCCAAGCATGCCtagattattcaaaattatatagAGTGAGAAAGAAGTAAAAGATTATTACAAAGTATTGAAAATCAAGCAACTCCCAATAGTCAGGTTGGAGATgttgtttctttatttatttaaacacaTTTCTGCCATGTGCATTGCCTGCTCATTTAAATCTTCATTCTTCCTGTTAAGAAATTCTCCTCTTGTAGTCTTATGTAGGGGATTCTTCCAGGAAAAGCCCTCTGATCAACGACGAAGGTATTGGAACCTTCAATGGCACATTCTTTGAGTTTGCCCTCTACTTGTCTCCTCAAATTTGGTTTAGCTACTGGAACCAGGGTTTCACATGGGAAATGTAGCATGTTGGCTTCAAGATCCTCACCCAGGTTTTTTAGTGTCCAAGCTGTGCAAGAGAATGAAGGTCCTCGAAGGCTAGTTGACATTATCCGAATTGTGCCACAGCTCTCAAGAAACTACTTTCAAAGTCCTTCTCGAAGGGCACTTTTTGGGGGAATCTCCTTGTTAGGTGGCTTTTATGTGGCACAGACAATTTCTCTGTCCTTTGGAGCTTTAGGAGTGAACGATGTAATTGCTGCAGTATTATGTGTCCTCATCACAGAGTATGTGACTCGGTTTTATTACAGCCGTCCAAAGGTTACTTTTCCCCTTGCTCTTCTCAATAATTTCAAGATGGGTTTCACGTATGGCCTCTTTATTGATGCTTTTAAGCTTGCTAGTTAAGCCCTAGGAGCCATTTTAGCTGCTTGCCTTCTTGAGCAACATGCTATCTTTCAACATTAGCTGTTCtaattctcttattttattttagaagatAGTCTTCCCATTTGAATCCTTCCATTGTCTTCCTGTTTGATCCATCATCTTCTGCTCTTTTTCTGATTTACATCCTaagcttcttttttctttttctcttttttggttGCTTCACTTGTAAAATTTTTGCAAtatatatgaaatcaaattcttccaaaGCAATTCATCTCTTCTCCTGCCAcataattttttcttccttgGAAAATATTTTGGTTAATGATTCCTATTAGTTACCCCATACCTGTATAGTACTGTTTGcagtgaaaacaaaaaaatttgttgaCATAAAGAGATGTTTCTCCTTCTGTCATTTGCAGTCTGGTTTGTTTCACATCAGAAGATCTGCTTCTGTAGCATTTGGAATTGCTATTGACTACAATATTTTACAATTTGTGTAATGTGGTAAGATCATTTTGGAGTAGATGGTATTTCTGAATTTAGCATGCTCTATTTATTAGGATGGCTTTGGCCCATTTTGGGAATGGAATTATGGAACTCATGAATTAGTACTTATCTCAACTAGTATGATATACAATTAAGGAAGATGAGGCACATGTGAGTTCTAAGTTGCTCTCTCCTTTGTTTTGCTCAATGCACACAACAATGGTTGGTCGCAATTGGAACTCCGGAATAGAGAATGGAAAGGGAAATCAATTCCATTTCATTCATTAATGTATTTAGATCACTGGAATAGAAGATGGGAATGAGAAATCAATTCTATATCCATTCATTAGTatgtttggattattttttagaatgagcatgagaataaaaaattcattaatatgaaatcaaatccGAGTCTCACtaggattttgatttctttcttctacatcatattttaattcacCTCGATTCTCATCCTATTTTCATTCCTACTCTCACGTACCAAACACACCCTTATACCTCTTCCACAATGACTCTGTAGAGTTCTAGTTGGGATGGATTGGGATTTCAGGGATGGGGTTCTTTATTCCAACACTCCCTTATGTTCCATCACTCGTATTCATTGTCTAATCCAATGTTTACAAGGAGAAGTTGATGGAACTCTGGGCTTGGATTAGATGAAAATACATGGAAGGGAAAATGAGAAGTGTTATTGAGTGGCTCTCCTCACAACACTTTGTTTTGGCACCCAGAATTttgggcctttttttttttttttttgtctaatggCACTTTAATTATTACATTTCTGCCTAAAAGACTTTTAGAAAGAATCCGACAATTTTAGTGTTTGGGTGTAAAATTCcacataataaaaaagtaatttttggaaGAAGCATATATCTTAGTATTAGTCTAATAATTatttcaagagaaaaaaattattgttgatCATTCATGTCTTATCTCACTTCATAGTATTATGTCTCACATAAGACTACAACTTGGGCGATTAGTTGGGTTGATAACTAACTTGAGTCCaatttaaattaagaaacaatcaactCAAACTCAACCACATCTAACCCGAGGTATACAATTCAATCTTAACCCAACCTCatattttaaaacttctaaACTCGGATGGTCGAGTAAAACTTAGGTTGATCGGGTTCAATTTTGCTTAGTCAAGTTGATTGAATTGCatgattcaaaatccatttatagtggtttttaaaaaactctttatatatatatatttatctcaaaattttaaaaataaataatataaaattttaagataacaataaaaataaataaataaataacttctatatcttcttaaaaaatgatataattataatttgatttttttcttcaaaatctaaaaagaaaacgaatattattatacaataagataataaacattataaatattataaaaaaaatattaaatcaggCTAGGTTCACATTATTTGAATCTTAGCTCAAATTCAATCCAAATTGAGCTTGGATTGAAAAAAACTCAATCTAAACTCAattcaaatattctttttgaaatcaaaagagaacaaaataataataataataataataataataataataataataaacaaatattctCTTATTGACAAATTTTCTTAATGGAGAAGACAAGTTGCTTTAAATCAAACGACTACATCTAAgaattccaaaatttgatttcctaatttcacctataaatatgAGTGACTTCCTCAATGGAGAGACTTTTGGAATCAACAAAAAATACTCtacatggggaaaaaaaaagttttgtagaagaaaaataagaaaaagctTCACAAAATCTCCCTACAACTCTACGAATTCGTAGAAGAACTACATAcatattttttgtcttttaacaAATTCATTTGGAAAAATCATTCGAAAATAAGCTACTCTAAGCCCTcaattgactttgaaaataaagaaaacatccCTATCGTCTACACACTCGATCTTCGccattggagcaagccatttgtGGTATTCGATTGATCTTCCAAATTATGACCAAAGTGAAAGAATCAGAGGAAGATATCTTTTAGTAAAATATATCACCACAAAGATTGTACcctacaaattttaattttaataaaatattttgtttcgtGGTATTTTTCCTATTGTTTTGCTTACATTGCTAAATCATTTGCAAAATTTATGtgtacaaatatataaattgattattaaattattaagtctgGTTTGGGTATATTATTGGTTAgtatatactttttattttttattttttatatttttattttttaaaaatggaaaatggcaATTAACTACTATGTAAAATGTAAGAACCTTTATATTAAAAACCGTGACttttaagaaatgtttaaaaattttaaggtattaaaaaatatttactatctcaaatttaaaaagttttaaaaataattttaaatccatatatactcttttatataaaagttactaccattttattttaaaaataaaaaatagaaaatgtatctaactctaaattttgaaattcgGTCCGACTGTGTTTGGTacaattatttacttattttgggattttttttagtaaatttaatccataaaaattagaaaataattaaaattattatgtttCTTATCTCAAATcctcttttatatattaaaaatctcaatatttGTCATacattatatatttctttatattttttctatataaaaaatactcTCAATCAATAtaccaaataaatattttcctaattttctattaggttattatattttctttatattttccttattaGTAAGAACTTTcctattattacttatttaaacaattgattttttacattgaatattctaaaaatatacatatgtgccctttcttaccattttttgtttgtatttttttttccaaattaaaagaaatataaataaataacaatatttgAGGTCTAGTATAATTCAAATtctatttcctattttaattcaaactaataacaAACTTCCACTCAAATTCAAACTTTATATCCAACTTTAAtttaaactaactaaaaaataaataaatattaatatttaaattaagtataaacattaattttttcttatagcATGATTGATTTAGTAAATAGTTAGAGTTGgcgaaattagttttaaatgtttgacaaaattatatataacatAATAGGTGAATTtgtttacaaatttaaatatagaTTAATTCGAAGAAGTTAATTTGTTTTtgtccaataaataaataaaagaaaagaaaagataatgcattaaaataataaaattaaactttaatttttctattcttcTTACGTCAATAATAGGAAAGCATATATGTGAATCCAAGTAGTAATAAAATTAGGTTACCTCTTTCTATTCCTCTATATATAGGCTATCGTCTTCCCGGCTTAGTCTTTATGGATTCAGATATGGAGGACGATTGTGAATGGGCTTGGCTCCCCAAGGACTTACTGCACTCCATATTAGACCAGCTACAGCCAATGGAAGATGTTATCAGATTCAGCGCCGTTTGTACGGAATGGCGTTCTGTTGCGGTAGAGAATTTCGAAAGTCGCTCTCTTCATCGAAGACAAGTTCCATTCTTGATGAGTCGTACAAAAGACAATATCGGTAATTTACACAGCGTGACCCAGAAGAAGATGTATAAATTCCGGTTTCCAATGCCTGACAATATGAAGTGTTGCGGCTCTTCCCTCGGTTGGTTGATTATGCTCGATGTCACCATGGACGTCATCCTCTTCAATCCCTTCTCCGGCAACACCATTACTTTTCCTCCCATTCGACGATTGGTATTTGAGAAACGTTATGCACTAGAATTTGACTATATCCACGGTCTCTCTGCTCTCAAGCGATATGAATATGAAATACGAATACGAGAAGAATATGGGGAAGAAGAATTGGGTTTGAGCCTCGATGACATGACATTGGATTCAGAAGACGATTATGAAatacaaggagaagaagaaaccgatgaagaagaagaagaaaaagaagaaggagagGAGAGAGAGGTTGGGAGTGAGTGTCGCATAATAAAAGGTGTATTGTCTACAGATCCTAGCGTATGTCCTGATGATTACGTACTGATGGTTATATATGGTGTAGAAAACAGGTTAGCCTTCGTTAAATCTGGTGATGAAGATTGGACTTACATTGATAATAAAACTAGTGGCTTTGATTATCTCTTTAAGACAAGTCGTGGAGTTAAGGGTTTTCGGTATTTCGAGGATATCCTTTATTGGAAAAGCCAGTTTTATGCTGTGGACAGCTTCGGAAAACTTCTATCTTGTGAAATCAATACAAATTTTACCAATTTGAGGGTTAAGATTGTTGATGTTCCAAAGAGGGGAATTGGGGCCGACCCTATTTCAACTTCAACTTCTTTTCAAGAAGTTGTTCAAAGTCTAAGAAGAGAAGTTCAAAGTCCTTTCTTTGAAGGTAATATAAGTGTTTGGTCCGCCTTTTTGGTAGAATCCGTTGAAGGTGATTTACTTTGGGTTCCCAAATTCAGGTCTAATTTTCTTACTAGGAAATTTAGCGTTTATAAGCTAGTAGATAATGGTGGGAATGTAGGGTGGGTTGAGAAAGAGGATTTGGGTGATGCTGCCTTATTCCTAGGAGACAACCATTCTATTTTAGTTCGATGTCAGCCAAACTCCATATATTTCGTGGACAAGGAGGATGAGACTGTATGGTGTTATCCTGGTTATCCTTTTGACATGGGTGTATACAACTTGGAACATAAAGCAGTTGCACGAGACTACCAATTGAATCCTTCCCAAAGGTTGAACCCACCTCCAATTTGGATACTGCCTACATTCATGTGACGCTTCTCTTATTTATTTCTAgtcaatttatatatttctatttatttttagtcaatTATATATTCCAATTGTATGCATATTCAAATATATCATATCTCAAAATCATATTCTAAACtttataaacaaaagaaaaaattatattatgttattcaatatataaaaataatttatatattatgtattaGTATTAGTttataaatctttttaatttttttaatcataaatctaatttataacattttttattttaaaaaataagtatattaaaaaaataaatttatgatacatgtgatatattatatttattaacatatctcatataaaaggataaaaaataaggATAGATGATATATTTTATCACATATGTTAATAAATATAGGATAGAATAGATGATaagataatttatcttatccTTTCATCAATTAAATATGGGATAAGATATAATAATTTCTCTTATCAATCTCATATTATCCGACCAACCAAACATGATCTAAGAATCTTAACTAGAATAGGTTACATTTGTTCAATTtagtaaaattgttttattagcCTTATCGTAGGgtgattaattaaatttgggaagaactttattaagattttgtattttctaGTATATTTGTAATCccacttcaatatttttattttttttttgtgttttacctaatataatctaaattaatttttttaataatttgtaaaaatgaaaaaataaaaataaataaatattgcatttaataattctttgaaccttattttttataataatactaCATACATTATTACTtttgccattttcttttatgacGAAAATTGTCCACCTGCTTTGATAGCACCatttaacctttttatttttttttgtatttttttcactttaaaatttttaaattatattaaagtaaatgtaatttataaattaataaatattataaatatttgaaatatttttaagaaaattaataatttatgtatgtaaaaatagaaaataaatatttttatttaatattatatgcaATGGAGGTGGCGCAGAATAAAGtcaaaatactttaaatttctAGGAAAgaataaaggaaattaaatgaaaaataattagaaaggaaatgaaaaggaattaaagaaaaaaaaatcataattaaaaatttgattgaaGCGTTTATTTTACAATCagaaaatcaaataagataCGAATTTGATTACTTTTGAAGTGTTTACGAATACTTGCTTTGCTTTGCAAGTGTAGTTTGCTTATGATAAGGGAATggagaatatttaattttattagttttaaatatgcaaatattcaaatatttatcaTGATATCAAttatacttatttaaaaaaaaaaaaaaactttcaaaacaaaattatgctgaccatttaaagaaatattttccgGTTAGTCCCCTTCCTAAACTCAAACTCCAAAAGATCAAAGTGGAAGAATTTCCTATAATTCACTTCTGAAATTAGAAgagttttttaaattaatgtttcaataataattatattctaagtattttttttaacacacatataaattatttatccaTCTaggaaaaatatcatattttcatttcttaattgtCTTGAATTTATTGTCTTGAACTTTTCAAATTCTCACACTTATAATTAATCTAATTTAAAttaccttaatttaatttaatttatctatttaatttattatagaaCCCTAGCATAATAAAATTCTAGgctctaatatttttatattacttaaatttttgttaatttcatatatttctcAACAAATTCTATTTCCTTTAAATTATGAACCATATTGTATACCAAattctatttgttttaaataaggAATCCTACCGTGTACCAAACTTTAGGCTCCATGTAATTCTACTTTTTGTATACTTGGAATGAATACTAATTTATAGGCTTTagcctttatttatttataatactaATTTCTTATCTCCTACACATGAGAATTTCTATTTACATGAATACCTCTCTCTCCCAAAAAtcctatatttaaaaaaataaacttcacACTTCACATAGAAATTTTCTTCTAGGTTTTAGCAACAAAGCATTAagcttattgttattattattattattattattattttctatcattttaaatttaattacttttaatttatttttataatttcctGCTTGTATTAATTCTTTATGAATCCTAGTAGGAAActaaagtttatatatatatatataaaagaagtaaaataaaaaataaaatctttaagaATTACTACTTACCTAGAAATTTCTGCGGGaagaatagaaaaatcaaaattctttttttcttcacttaAATCTGAAACCCTAGATTTATCTGTGTACATTGTCTATAACTTTTGAGAGTTTAGAAACTACTATTAAGAATAGTGAGTTcagtatttatatttatttacttattttaagtccataattaaatattaaaacctttTGAACTTAGGGTATTACATAAtattaaagcaagaaaaaaaaagataatgtggaccccgcattttcgACTCAATGCgtttccactcgatgacgagctcgattttatttaaaaaatgatttatttattaaaaaatgacttggagtcgccattcatttttattttatttttaaaagggtaaacaaaataagaaataaaaccctaaacaTGACTCCTTACTTTATAAAagacggtctgtgaaaaaccagatcgagttcgggggttaggttacttatcaggaaggtatggtaaagactgtaacacccctctaagtccctaaaatcgggtctctactaataaaatgaaactaatatgtcaattgatgaagaaatcaatgaatactcagagtgatcatgcacatgtgagaattaAAACACTCAATAAAGAATGACCCAAGTGAGAGCGGggcataccttggcatcaaACGATCAATGCATTATCATAAAAATGGGATTAGTGCataataatgattataaaatatgtCACTCATATCACCAAACCAGATAAAGAAGCACTAATATTATGCATGACATTTCATtcaatctcatttttattttaaaagaaatttatttgatgtcggGCCCACCAAagtccaatttatttttgaatgaataaatttcataaattatataattaaaatttatgaaaataaattcacacttgttttagaatattttaaaaatcaaataaaattagaaagtgGCTTGTCAGAAAGAAAAGTGCGGCtgaattttattggaaaatagGTCTTTTTATGACCTAAAAactaaggaatgaaaaagtGGAGGAGTtgggattatttgaaaataaatttgaaaagctGAATTTGAGAGAATATTTACAAAACAGGATTTGGGgcgattattttaaaaattcaaagaggGGAATAGGAGATGGCACGTGAccccaaaggtggccatgcattgAAATTGGGTATTCGAATAGTTACGAGATCAGATAATGGAATCGTGGGGCTCTACTCACCCACAGTAGGGGCACCTGGCATATGAACTGTTGATGGAGTTGCTTTATCATCTCCTGCAAACGCttcatcttttgaaaaattatgtccATTAGTTGATGGCACAGCTTGTGAATCCTTCTCATTATATTCCAATTGCCTTCCATGGTCTTCTACATTCTTCCCAGCAGATTTATCTTGATTAATTGCTGTGGCAGGAAGAAATGCCTGCTGCAACTGTGATTCCAGCGGTGGTGGAGCAATAGATCGAAGAAGCTCTTGAGGGAGAGTACCTTCTCTTTTCTTAAGAACATGCAGTTGCTGTTTGGTAAACCCAAAGCACCTGAGGTACTGCATTTGTAAGGATTCTTGGCATGCAAGGGATGGTCCATCCCCTGGAACAACAGTTGGTGGCTGGTAGTTGATACCGCACTTGAATCCAGTAGGGCACCAATCAACAAACTGGATAGTGCGCTTTGTCTTGATGCATTCACGTCCTTGGGCACCACATCAGGCAGCATGCCATGTACTTGCCATGGCGTGGGTCACATTTGGCTATCATAGACACTGTTGGAGATCTCCACCACAGAGAGCTGCTCATGATATGCCTTCTCAGCGGAAATGACGGGGGCATGTGAAGAAAGCATAAAGTGAATCCTTGGGTAAGGAACCAGGTTGGTCTcgaattatattaaattatattattataatttaagtaaatgtaatttataaattaataaatattataaatatttgaaatatttttaagaaaattaataatttatgtatgtaaaaataaaaaataaatatttttatttaatattatatatgcaATGGAGGTGGAGCATAATAAAGtcaaaatactttaattttctaGGAAAGGataaaggaaattaaatgaaaaataattagaaaggaaatggaaaggaatgaaagaaaaaaaaatcataattaaaaattttattgaagtgTTTATTTTACaatcaaaaaatcaattaagataCGAATTTGATTACTTTTGAAGTGTTTACTAATACTTGCTTTGCTTTGCAAGTGTAGTTTGCTTATGATAAGGGAATggagaatatttaattttattagttttaaatatgaaaatattcaaatatttatcaTGATATCAattatacttttttaaaaaaaatcaaaaaactttcaaaacaaaattatactgaccatttaaagaaatatttgttaATCCCCTTCGTAAACTCAAATTCCAAAAGATCAAAGTAGTAGAATTTCCTATAATTTACCTGTGCAATTAGAAgagttttttaaattaatgtttcaataataattatattctaagtatttttttaacacatatataaattatttattcatctaggaaaaatatcttattttcatttcttaattgcCTTGAATTTATTGTCTTGGGCTTTCAAATCCCCACACTTATAATTAATCTAATTTAAAttaccttaatttaatttatctatttaatttattctagAATCCTAGTATAATAAAATTCGAGGCTCCAATATTtgtatattacttattttttttgttaattttatctTAACAATAAAAGTATTTCATATATTTCTCAacaaattctattttctttaaattaagaATCCTACTATACAccaaattctatttattttgaaCAAAGAATCATATCGTTTACCAAACTTTAGGCTCCATgtaattctattttttgtatACTTCAAATGACACATAAGAATTTCTATTTACATGAATACCTATCACTCCCAAAAAtcctatattt
It encodes:
- the LOC117933048 gene encoding ycf20-like protein encodes the protein MAHSLSLPSTCLLKFGLATGTRVSHGKCSMLASRSSPRFFSVQAVQENEGPRRLVDIIRIVPQLSRNYFQSPSRRALFGGISLLGGFYVAQTISLSFGALGVNDVIAAVLCVLITEYVTRFYYSRPKVTFPLALLNNFKMGFTYGLFIDAFKLAS
- the LOC117933326 gene encoding F-box protein At2g17036-like — translated: MEDDCEWAWLPKDLLHSILDQLQPMEDVIRFSAVCTEWRSVAVENFESRSLHRRQVPFLMSRTKDNIGNLHSVTQKKMYKFRFPMPDNMKCCGSSLGWLIMLDVTMDVILFNPFSGNTITFPPIRRLVFEKRYALEFDYIHGLSALKRYEYEIRIREEYGEEELENRLAFVKSGDEDWTYIDNKTSGFDYLFKTSRGVKGFRYFEDILYWKSQFYAVDSFGKLLSCEINTNFTNLRVKIVDVPKRGIGADPISTSTSFQEVVQSLRREVQSPFFEGNISVWSAFLVESVEGDLLWVPKFRSNFLTRKFSVYKLVDNGGNVGWVEKEDLGDAALFLGDNHSILVRCQPNSIYFVDKEDETVWCYPGYPFDMGVYNLEHKAVARDYQLNPSQRLNPPPIWILPTFM